The genomic DNA AAGCTTTTCCAATTGTGTCAATTTGATCATAACGAACACGAATTGCTTTTCCCAACATCAGTGGCGCTTTTGTCATTTTGTGAACGGCGAGCAAAGCTTTTGTGCCCTGCAACCCTTTTGTTTCGCGTCTCGAAATGGTGTTGACAATAATTACTGATTGCTCAACTGGCCGCTTCCCAATAATCGAGCGCGTTGATGGGATGAAAATTTCATTAACTAAAAGGCAGGCACATTACCGGCGTTTGCTTTGAATGGCCCCAGAGGACCTAGACATCATCTTCAGAGAACCTCAATCAACGTACGGGTATCGCGCGAGACGatgtttaattactttttaCGCTTGGTTAGAGCGTCTTGGTGTACGACACAATTTTGAAGTTGGTATCGATTAGGTTAAGCGCCCAAATCGTTCCCGTGTCATGACCGTGACACGATCGAAGCATTGGAAAATTGCAAATGCACACGCCATTTTCTCACGCTTGTACTACTTAGTCTACCACTATCTGAcccattttctttctttttgttgttcttcttcACAGTCGCGGCCACTGAACGATGGCTCGTTCAAGTTCGGCACCAGGACAAGCTTCTCCTGTACCGGGCGGGCAGCGGGATATTATGCGGATGTGGAAACCGGGTGCCAGATTTATCATATGTGCGATGGGCTTGGTAGACAGTTCAGCTACGCCTGCCCCAACACGACACTGTTCCAGCAGCGGATGCTGATCTGTGACCACTGGTACATGGTGAACTGCTCGAAGGCGGAAAGCAACTATGCGGCAAATCTGTTGATTGGTAAGCAAAACATTGAGGACCTGATTCTGTGGAGGCGCATCAGGATACGGAAATCAAACTATAAACAATGAATCCCCATTGCAGGTCAACGCGATAAGCCGTTCGTCCCGGAGGAGGAGAACGAAATACGCACACCACGACCCGATCTGTTGGATCGTCCAGACGCCCTTGATTTTGGTGTTCCATCGCTAAAGAACTTCTTCAAGGTAAGTCTGCACAGCACGTTGTTCCCCAACATAGTTCGAATCGCTTATGACGAATGTTCTTCTCCATGCAGTCGAGTACACCTGCCCGGCAGAATGCTATTTTCGACACACAAGCCCGTTCCCGCTCGTCCGGTTCCACTATCGTCGGAAAGGGGCAGAGTGAGAAGcgtaccaccaccagcccgAACGCGGAGATCTTCCAGGAAAGTGCCAGCAACCATGGTTTACCAATTCACTGGAGCACCCGCTACGCCGAGGAAGATTCCAACCCGGCGAACGGAACGCAGCGCGGCAATGGCACTCAGGAGCAGTCTGGAGTTAAGACAAAACGCGACGAGGACAGGAACGAGAGTCGTAGAACGATCGCCATTACAACCAGCGAACGTCCGACGCCGGTGTCGGTAAAGACGCCCTCGCGACGATACGAACCGCCGTTCACGCCGACCGAATATCAGCAACGCTCATCCATCCAGCAGCCAGTTCCGACGGCCGATTCCAATCTGAATACGATCCCCACAACGGTAGCACGTGGATCATCGTTTGCTAGCGTAGCAACGACAACACCCGTCCCAACTACGACCATTCGTCCACGCGTACCGGTCACGCAACGTCCGACAGCTTCAAACCCTGCCCCAACGGTAACGTCAGCCCGTACCGCGAAACAACCGCTTCCCATCGTACAACAACTTCCTCAACCGCAATCAGCGCAATTAAAACCACTCACGATCACCGCTAACGGCGGGTCCCCAGAGTTGGCCGATCCTCGTCAATCCATTTTGCCTCCGAAATCGATCCTGTTCAGTCCTCCGGCAGCGACGGCCGGATTGTTCGAAAATCGATTCGCCAACCAGCGACCGCTGCTCGTTGCGCCGACGGGCGTTGCCGTACCGTCGCGTGATCTACTACCGCCCTACGAGAATCTGGCCAACTTTGATCAAATTAAAACGCGCTACACTAGCGAATCGATCTACACGCGGCAACCGATCACGAACGAACCTTCGGCCGGTCCGGTCAAGACGGCAATCGATAAGCTAGCCGTAGCGGACACACTTCCGCCGACCCGGCCCAACCCGGCAAACCAAGACAAAATTCCACGCCCGTTCAGTGTACCGAAACCGGCCAACGATCTTGTACCACCGCACAAAGAGTACGCATTCTACGACGATGCGACTACCCAGGGACCTCCGATATACTACCAGTGGAAGTGGTCCGTACCATCGTTCGGATTGGACCCGCCCGGTCTGGAAGCCCCAAGAGCGCCAGGTGCTGAGGCGCCCGAAGGCACACTCGATTCGCTACTCCCACCGGTAAGCACCCGGAAGGTGGACGAGGTAGCAGACGATCGACTGATCGCTCAGCTGAATCCCGCCTCCCAAGAACATCAGGCGCACGATGGTGGACAGGGCCGCGAACACAACCAAACGGCACGCTCGATATCGTCCGAAACGGGCAATCTCGGTGAGAATCGTGTCGAGGTGGAGAGCAAGCTGGTGCTTCCGCTACCGCAGCACAACTACAACCAGCTGCGGCAAGAGTTCGCCATCCCGGACTTTACCTTCCCGTTGGACGGTgctgccaagggtggccagtACGCGAACGCCGAAGCCGTCGATTCGTTTCAGGTGAAAATCCCAACCGATGCATCATCACGCGGGAGCGCGCCCGGTGTCACTGCACGGGCGTGGTACGGAGAGAACGCACGATGTCCCGAGTGCCATCCCGGGTTCTTACGGCCAGGGAGTTGCGAACCGTGCGTAAAGATTCGTCGATGAGACGAAGCGGCGTGCGGCCTAGCGTCCAATATGCATTTGAGTACGTACGTTCTCCATTCATCACACTCCTATCGTCAATTCATCGCCACCAAACGCTACGCACCAGTCCAGCTGTCCGGGCCAAACGCTTGGCTTCCGTTGttgctttcattttaaaataggTGTGGTTCCTGTGCGTGGAATTCGTCGGTGCGCGTTCGCTGTAAATACACAAATCCCTTCTTCTTTTCATAATGAATGCATGTCTAGTATGTCGATTTCATGTACGACATAACTTATGTTTAAATAAAgacgaaaaaaggtgaaacgATGCTCTGGTTGTTTAGGTTATAGAAGAATATTAGGTGAGGTGTTTTAATGAAAGAGAAGAACTCATTAACTGCAGCGCGTTCGCCGATGCGTCCTTCGAGGAGCAATGAGCGTTACCCTTACCCAACAGTAAGCCAGTGTGGCTCCACATTCTATCATTCGCAGATTTGGTGCAGATTTGGGATTGGGCTGACTTTTGCCTGTTCTTCTGCTCGCATTTAAGATCCATGTACCATGTCGTTCTTTTCctggcttaacgacctgcaCTTGGTCATGCCGGCCATCTTAATGGCTTACAAAGCaaattgataccacgtagatGGAAAGTTAGTCCTCACATCGGTAGATCTTTCGATGATAGTGAGAACCTGTGGATCGATTGGTAGCGTCAACATGACAAATCATATACTGCAGCTGCATAACATCAATTATATCACCTTCAAAGTTGGATGAACTGTCTACAAAAACTCCCTACTCATTGGAGTTACTTCGCAAGAACCCATGTCTCTAAATGTGAATGTGGTTTAGTAGAACGGTGTCCAAAAGGACATGAAcggtattattattattattattattattataatttatttcacaGGACCGCATGAGGCCCTCTTGAAGCGGgattaaacataaaattacaaaGAGCACATTACATGAATAAACGCGGACAAAATACATTAACGAAGAGTGGGTCGCACACCACGAATGCAGTTTAAAAACGCGGTGCGCGACATGTGCGGTTGGTGAAGATAACACACGACGTTAAATTCACGGCATATACATAAAAACGGATCAGAGGCGCCAAATCGGGTATGGCGATCCTCCACGTCGAGCAACGATCTAGCCCGGAGCGATCTCGGCGGGACGTATAGGTTGAGGCAGCAAGAAGCCCCGGCGAGTCGATCCGGTTGTCTAGTAAtcccgcaacaaacagcctctgggcgttgcagttCCGTTGGTCCAGCGATTCGAGGCCCAGTAGCGCACAGCGTCCAGCGTAGTCCACCTCCACCCTCCAGAAGCGCAGAGCGAACCGAGTGAGTTTGCGCTGGATGGATTCCAGCCGGGCCAGCGGACGAGCAGCGGATGGTCACCAAACTACTGAAGCGTATTCCAAAACCGACTGCACCAAAGGGCAATATAGCATTTTGATGCAAACCGGATCAGTGAAGTCGCGAGCTATTTGTTTTAGTAGACCGATCAGTTGGTTGCCCTTAGTGACGACGTGCTCCAGCTGGTCGTGGAAGCTCAACTTCTCGTCAAGGAGCACTCCCAAGTCCCTGACACAGCTATTGCGCTCAATGGT from Anopheles stephensi strain Indian chromosome 2, UCI_ANSTEP_V1.0, whole genome shotgun sequence includes the following:
- the LOC118506988 gene encoding flocculation protein FLO11 — encoded protein: MGTQHRLRTVASFVVLTFLGLGLAQDDLSQSRPLNDGSFKFGTRTSFSCTGRAAGYYADVETGCQIYHMCDGLGRQFSYACPNTTLFQQRMLICDHWYMVNCSKAESNYAANLLIGQRDKPFVPEEENEIRTPRPDLLDRPDALDFGVPSLKNFFKSSTPARQNAIFDTQARSRSSGSTIVGKGQSEKRTTTSPNAEIFQESASNHGLPIHWSTRYAEEDSNPANGTQRGNGTQEQSGVKTKRDEDRNESRRTIAITTSERPTPVSVKTPSRRYEPPFTPTEYQQRSSIQQPVPTADSNLNTIPTTVARGSSFASVATTTPVPTTTIRPRVPVTQRPTASNPAPTVTSARTAKQPLPIVQQLPQPQSAQLKPLTITANGGSPELADPRQSILPPKSILFSPPAATAGLFENRFANQRPLLVAPTGVAVPSRDLLPPYENLANFDQIKTRYTSESIYTRQPITNEPSAGPVKTAIDKLAVADTLPPTRPNPANQDKIPRPFSVPKPANDLVPPHKEYAFYDDATTQGPPIYYQWKWSVPSFGLDPPGLEAPRAPGAEAPEGTLDSLLPPVSTRKVDEVADDRLIAQLNPASQEHQAHDGGQGREHNQTARSISSETGNLGENRVEVESKLVLPLPQHNYNQLRQEFAIPDFTFPLDGAAKGGQYANAEAVDSFQVKIPTDASSRGSAPGVTARAWYGENARCPECHPGFLRPGSCEPCVKIRR